One Falco naumanni isolate bFalNau1 chromosome 15, bFalNau1.pat, whole genome shotgun sequence DNA segment encodes these proteins:
- the TRAPPC2L gene encoding trafficking protein particle complex subunit 2-like protein — MAVCIAVIAKENYPLYIRSVPTENELKFHYTVHTSLDVVDEKISAMGKALVDQRELYLGLLYPTEDYKVYGYVTNSKVKFVMVVDSSNTALRDNEIRSMFRKLHNSYTDIMCNPFYNPGDRIHSRAFDSMVNSMMMQVC, encoded by the exons AACTATCCCCTCTACATCCGGAGTGTTCCAACTGAAAATGAGCTGAAGTTCCACTACACTGTGCACACTTCCCTTGATGTTGTGGATGAAAAGATCTCTGCGATGGGCAAGGCTCTTGTAGATCAGAGGGAACTGTACCTAGGGCTTCTTTACCCCACTGAAGACTACAAGGT ATACGGCTACGTGACAAATTCGAAGGTGAAGTTTGTTATGGTGGTGGATTCTTCAAACACAGCACTTCGAGACAATGAGATCCGCAGC ATGTTCCGAAAGCTGCATAATTCATATACAGACATAATGTGCAACCCTTTTTATAACCCTGGGGACCGTATCCATTCCAG gGCTTTTGATAGCATGGTGAACTCCATGATGATGCAGGTGTGCTGA